One window of Luteolibacter sp. Y139 genomic DNA carries:
- a CDS encoding Type 1 glutamine amidotransferase-like domain-containing protein has protein sequence MHLYLSSYLIGDQGHHLAHLARGKTALVVSNALDFSNDSERLRAGMGREIGRLADLGIAADPLDLRDYFASHGILSEKLAAAGMLWVLGGNTFLLRKAMHLSGLDQWIQGKVDDKHFLYGGYSAGVCVLSPSLRGIHLADEPEAQSHGYEHPTLWEGLGIIDYYIVPHYRCDHFESESMEAVVDYYREHDLPYRAISDGEVIIADTHNREPIAAPNS, from the coding sequence TTGCACCTCTACCTCTCATCGTATCTTATCGGCGATCAAGGCCACCACCTCGCGCACCTCGCACGAGGCAAGACTGCCCTGGTCGTTTCTAACGCACTTGATTTCTCGAACGATTCCGAGCGTCTCAGGGCTGGAATGGGGCGGGAGATTGGCCGGCTAGCCGACCTCGGAATTGCCGCGGATCCCTTGGATCTCCGGGACTATTTCGCTTCCCACGGCATCCTTTCTGAGAAGCTCGCGGCAGCTGGCATGTTGTGGGTGCTCGGAGGCAACACCTTCCTGCTGCGGAAGGCCATGCACCTCAGCGGTCTCGACCAATGGATCCAGGGCAAGGTTGACGACAAGCATTTCCTCTACGGAGGCTACAGCGCTGGCGTTTGCGTTCTGTCCCCTTCGTTGAGAGGCATTCACCTGGCTGATGAACCGGAAGCTCAGTCCCACGGATATGAGCACCCCACCCTATGGGAAGGACTTGGCATCATCGACTACTACATCGTGCCTCACTACCGATGTGACCACTTTGAATCAGAGAGCATGGAAGCGGTCGTGGACTACTACCGTGAGCATGATCTTCCGTATCGGGCAATTTCGGATGGTGAAGTCATCATCGCGGACACCCACAACCGGGAACCAATCGCGGCACCCAATTCCTGA